In Capricornis sumatraensis isolate serow.1 chromosome 2, serow.2, whole genome shotgun sequence, the DNA window CAGGGTCACGGTCCTTTTCCCGACAGGCTCGGACCTCATTGTATAgcttggaggaggagatgggagcTAGAAAGGAGGTGTACTCCCCAGGAATGCTCACGCCATCATCTGCAGAGCAGAAGAGGCACATTACTTCCCAGGGGATGGAAATGGTGCATCTGTACTGAAGGCCCAGACCTCCCACATCAAAAGAGACCCAGGCAGCTCCATGTTGTCACATTCCCAGGCCACCCTGCCCCCCGCTCATACCCTAAGGCATTCTACTTCCTGGTTAATTtagagtcacaaaagagtaaAACCGGAAGGAACCCAAAGTATTCTAATCTAATGGTCCTTAACTCTCTTTCCTTTGAGCTAATGATGAAAGCTAAGTCCAAGGTACATGTCATGGCAGTTCAGGGAATCCACAGATCTCAGACTAAGAATCTCTGctctgggggctttcctggtggctcagtggtaaagagtccctctgccaatgcagaagacaagggttcaatctctgatctggaaagatcccacacgcaGAGGAGGAACTGAGCCCGtgcgctccagagcctgtgcactgcaacaggagaagccactgcgatgaggaGCCCAGGAATGCTGGAGAGTATGCTCtccactgcagctggagagtagGCCCCGCTCTCCCcgactagagaaaagtccatgcagcaacagagacccagcacggccacaaatgactaaataaatacctttttaaaGTTTCTGCTCTGGTCCGctcccctcattttacagatgtgaacaCTCACACCCGAGGTTCAGGGAGATTGTGTCACCTGCTAAGGGCACTGACCCGAGTCTGCCCTGCCTCCCCTAAACTCTGTAACCTCTTCTAAGCTGCTGccacacccacccctccccaaccccactgAGCCTTCCCAGTTGATAATCCAATCCCCTTATTCAGTACACCCCAGCCTGGAGGCACCTTTTAGGAAGTGCTGGGCTCCATCCAGGCACTCAGGTGATAGTTCATTGTCAGCAAAGGACCCCAGAAGCTCACTGACAATGATATCTGCTTTCTCTGGAGCCACCCACTCCCTCATGTCCGATGAGACTACTGTCACCTGGCTTCCCCATTCTTCAAACTGCCAGTTCTCCAGCCTGAAACAGATGAAACGAgtcaggagaagaaagaaaacctgGCACTGGGACCAaacttcccagcatcaaggttgcTACTCACGTCACCACTGCATTTGGGTTCTTCTCCACAGCGTACAGCTTTATCCGCCGGTCAGCTTGCTTGGCGGCTCGCAGGGAAGCATTTACCAGGGGGCCCCGGCCTGCTCCCAGCACCATCAGCACTCTAAGAAACAGAGGGAGCAGTCAAGCTGACTGTACATGTGGAGAGGCAGGCATGCACATCTCTGGGAATCAGGCAGAGAGCACTCACTGGATGTTGGTGTCCTTCTCTTCCTCTGGCACTCGATCTAACAGACATTTATAGATGGCctgaggggaaggagggaagatcCTGTGGCTATATGCCATCTTCACCCAGGTCACCCCAGCCCTTTGCCTGACACTGAGACCCACACTGTACCTGCTGGTACTGAGAGTATTTGATGGGGTCCTTTTCGAACACTTCGTATGTCTGAGATTCCAGGTTATCCATCAGTGGCTGATGAATGAGAGGAAAAAGACAGAGTAAGTTAGCCACTGTTTGGCAAGGACAATGCACCAGAACACCAAAACCTTCCCACTGTCTCCTGAGCTCCGGTGAGATTTTATGGAACCTGCTCTCAAGATACATTTCCTCCCCCAACCTCCATCCTCTTAGTGCACTCCAGACCCACCTGGAGTGGGGACTGCAGGTAATCTTCATAACCCTTGGCAAAGAGCTCGTAGGCATTGGGTGGAGGTCGGTTCTGGCTCAGGTATTCCAAGTATTGGAGGTAGGAGCAGAATTCCTTCTCTGAGTGGTGGTTGGTGCCTGTGATGATGAACTGTACCTCCAACTGTGAGAATAAGTAGGCCATCAGACACAGTCTTTGAACCAAGAGGATATTATTGAAGCTTATGGCCAAAGAGCTCCAGCATAAAATAAGGCCCAGATCACCAAATACCTCTGAATACCAACAAAAGCAACAAGAGCCCTCCTATACCACATAAGCATCACCCTGGCCCCAGGGATCCCATGAATCATTGCTGGAACTTCTTAGATCAAACTTTTGGCAAAGTTCTCATGATACCCGATTCCTTTTGAAATGGTTCTGGGGCTTCTACTGCTATTTGTCCTTTTGCTCTCAAGGCCCTCAACTTTGCTGAAATTGAGCTCCAGAAATTAGAGAGGAAGAATCAGccccacaaagaaaaaaaaaaaaaaaaatcccatcacACATATGTGAGTAAAACAAGATTAACTGGAACACCTTTAGAACCCTTCCACTACACACCTTGAGAAGTCGGAAGATCAGCCTCTGGTGCATCTTAGAAAGAACAGGAAATCCCTTCTTATTGGTCAGGAAAATGCTGGTGGGGAGAATGGCTGCTTTGATGGGCTCCCCAAGCCAACGATCAATGACATGGTTAGATGGGAGGTCAGCACCAATTTCAAGAGctacaaaagggaaaacaaagacCTGTCAATCATATAGGCCAGAATCTTTGCATGCTCTTTTGTGCAAGATCTGTCTCCTCCTTAAGAGCAAGGCAGACTAAAGCATGGAGAAAGTATGCCCCAGCAGCCAAGTATACATGAGACTCCTGATTTTTAGTCACAGGACTTCAGAGAAGGATAACCTATCCCAGGATCTTTGTGGACTTACCCACTGCAATCCTCTTGCTGTAATCACACAAGGTCCGGAAGTTGTGCCACCTGTGCAGAGTTAAAACACagaagttagttgctcagtcatgtccaactctttgtgactccatggactgcagccctccaggctcctctgtccatggaattttccaggcaagaatactagagtgggttgccagttccttctccagagggtcttcctgacctagggattgaacccaggtctccagcattgcaggcagaccatttgctgtctgagccaccagagaagctccatcAAATACATATGGCCCACTAATCACCACACCTCAGGGAGACCTTCCTACAGGTTCCACTCTGTACTTCCCTCCACCCCAGGTACAGTGGCAAAAGGAAACATACCACATCCATGTCTTCTCCTCTCCACTGTACTCCTCTGTGTGAGAAGTTGGTGCGTTCTCAATTATATCATCTCTCAGGTCCTCTGGTGCCACCAATGGCACCCGCATCCAGAACTGCACATGAACAATAAATAGGTTCCACACCCTATTTAGAACTGTTTTGAACCCAAAGGGTCCAGAAAgcttccttca includes these proteins:
- the PRMT5 gene encoding protein arginine N-methyltransferase 5 isoform X2, whose product is MAAMAVGGAGGSRVSSGRDLNCVPEIADTLGAVAKQGFDFLCMPVFHPRFKREFTQEPAKSRPGPQTRSDLLLSGRAFLLPLNQEDNTNLARVLTNHIHTGHHSSMFWMRVPLVAPEDLRDDIIENAPTSHTEEYSGEEKTWMWWHNFRTLCDYSKRIAVALEIGADLPSNHVIDRWLGEPIKAAILPTSIFLTNKKGFPVLSKMHQRLIFRLLKLEVQFIITGTNHHSEKEFCSYLQYLEYLSQNRPPPNAYELFAKGYEDYLQSPLQPLMDNLESQTYEVFEKDPIKYSQYQQAIYKCLLDRVPEEEKDTNIQVLMVLGAGRGPLVNASLRAAKQADRRIKLYAVEKNPNAVVTLENWQFEEWGSQVTVVSSDMREWVAPEKADIIVSELLGSFADNELSPECLDGAQHFLKDDGVSIPGEYTSFLAPISSSKLYNEVRACREKDRDPEAQFEMPYVVRLHNFHQLSAPQPCFTFSHPNRDPMIDNNRYCTLEFPVEVNTVLHGFAGYFETVLYQDITLSIRPETHSPGMFSWFPILFPIKQPITVREGQTICVRFWRCSNSKKVWYEWAVTAPVCSAIHNPTGRSYTIGL
- the PRMT5 gene encoding protein arginine N-methyltransferase 5 isoform X1 is translated as MAAMAVGGAGGSRVSSGRDLNCVPEIADTLGAVAKQGFDFLCMPVFHPRFKREFTQEPAKSRPGPQTRSDLLLSGRDWNTLIVGKLSPWIRPDSKVEKIRRNSEAAMLQELNFGAYLGLPAFLLPLNQEDNTNLARVLTNHIHTGHHSSMFWMRVPLVAPEDLRDDIIENAPTSHTEEYSGEEKTWMWWHNFRTLCDYSKRIAVALEIGADLPSNHVIDRWLGEPIKAAILPTSIFLTNKKGFPVLSKMHQRLIFRLLKLEVQFIITGTNHHSEKEFCSYLQYLEYLSQNRPPPNAYELFAKGYEDYLQSPLQPLMDNLESQTYEVFEKDPIKYSQYQQAIYKCLLDRVPEEEKDTNIQVLMVLGAGRGPLVNASLRAAKQADRRIKLYAVEKNPNAVVTLENWQFEEWGSQVTVVSSDMREWVAPEKADIIVSELLGSFADNELSPECLDGAQHFLKDDGVSIPGEYTSFLAPISSSKLYNEVRACREKDRDPEAQFEMPYVVRLHNFHQLSAPQPCFTFSHPNRDPMIDNNRYCTLEFPVEVNTVLHGFAGYFETVLYQDITLSIRPETHSPGMFSWFPILFPIKQPITVREGQTICVRFWRCSNSKKVWYEWAVTAPVCSAIHNPTGRSYTIGL